The DNA region ATTTGTATCTATTTTTAGGTGCCATTTTAATACCATTCAGGAAAATGGTCGTGGACCCTCAGCCCGTGAAACACACGGGAGAGGCAGCAAAGGACTCAGAACACAGGAGGCCCGTCCTACTTCTGTGGAAACTACGGGACAAACTGAAATGTAATAGTGGAAGTTCTGCAAGGAAAAGACTAAGACAACGCGTCTCCACACTTTCACTTAAAGAATTATGTAACGCTCTGCACGATGCTGTGTCTGTGGAACGCGGCAGGTCCTTAACCTTATCTCAGCAGAGCGGGCTGCCGCGGGTGTGGCTGCTTGTGAGGGCAGAGAGTGAGAAGCCGCCGCCCAGGGCTCGTTTCCAGACGCCCTTTCCCGGCTCGAGGCACCCGGACTCCTCAGATCTAGAGGGGGGCTCTCGACAGACCATCTGCTTCTCAGAATTTCAGTCTGAGATAAGAGAAGTGTAACCGTTTACTTCCACCCCCCTGAGAAAGGGGGGCCATGTACCGTGGTCCAGGGGGAACACATGCGGTCACATCCTTCTGGAATCCTTTGCCACACAGAAGACCACACTGCATCCACGTCAACGTCACCTCTTGACTACAGCAACTGGTAAACATCAAGGACCTCAGGCCCCGCGGCTGTTAAATgcattacatgaaaaaaatcgAAGAAATAGCAATTTTTTACATCACAAATAGCAAATTAAGACCTGGGTcaggtatttttcatttaaaatgtgtttgctaGTTTGGGTGGAATGTGAAAAGCTTCCATGTTTTTCCCCCGCTGAAGGTAATACACCAGCCTCCTCCTCTCTTGCCCTTCTCCCCCCGCTGTCACCCTCAGCATCTAAAATTCATTAAGTGATGAACATTACAGCGTCATGCCAGCCGGAGCGCAGGCAAGCTCCCCAGGTGAGCCCTGGCTCCCCCGACAAGGGGTGGGGGCCGCTGAGTCTCCAGGCCCTGAACACAAGTGAGTGGCTCATCTTTTCAAGGTCAAATCATTCACTTTGGGCAaatgtcttctctttttaaagGCACAGGCGGTCTGGTCCTTTTTTCAGGCCTAAAAAAAAACGTACCTCACACGAGATGGATACCACTCAGTGCAGTTTTCGGTAAAATTACAGTATTCGGGTTCGAGTATCACTATTTTTTCTACACTGTATGGTAAAAAAAGAACTATGTTAATAGCTATATCTTAAATACTGTGAtttgagggtttttaaaaaaaatcctaatgtaaatattttactcaCAATCACGCATCTAATAGCAAACATTGGGATTCTTCTGCAATCAGTGTTAATTGACGTATACTCTCACTAGCCTGGCTCTCCGACGTGTTGGAAACACACAGGAAGCTGAAATATCACAACTGAAATACaagcgcacgcacgcacacacacacatcagagcTCTCCTTCTGTCCTGAGCCATGTGGAATTCATTTCCCTGTAAACCTGTTCCCTTCCTCATGCTTCCTTACACACGAATGAGTCTGTTCTATCATTTCTACCAGCAAGGCTGCCTCTGACCCAGGTCAGAAGTCACCGATTTCACACAGGAGGATCCCGCTGGAGACCATGAACTATTCCTGTGTAGTAAGTAGCTGTCTGTTCTTCAGGGAATTACTACCTGTGGGTTGTTACCAAAGAACTTTGCAATTTGAAAGATGCTGATGGCAGTGACTGGCAACGGCTGGGTCTCTGCCAGCCTCCAGAGCCCAACCCGGGGTATAAAGCGGAAGCCACAGAGCCCGTGAGCCTCCCACACGATGTTTTCCATACCTTGGCAGATTTCTTCCTGATGGGGATCTGTACCGCCCCCGGGACCCACAGGGCCGTCACATCCAAACCCAGGGGGAGCCTTTGCCAGACGCACGGCAGAGTGGTGCAGGTTCCCAAAGCCAGGGCTGAGCTGGAGTCCTTGGCGTGTGTTTATCGTTACTGTTCTTGGGTGCCTTATACTCTCAAAGTATTTAGGGGCTGACAGACCCTTTGTGTTTTATACTAAACAGGAGCAATTCCAAAGCAGATCTTTTCTGAGCAGGCTCTGACGCCCTCTCTCCAGCTCAGACCCTCTGGGTGTGATTGGTGGGGAATCCGGGGCCACAGGAAGCCGGGGTGTGCAGAGGAGAGCAAATGGAATCTTAGTCACTTTACTGGCAGTGGTTCCAGGCAATTAGAAAATGGctataaaataactttaatttttgtttaattttgggtCTTACTCATTTTCCCTTTAGGAGATTGAACTGATCGTATATATTGATTTCTATCCTGAATTTACGGGAACTTATATGTTTGGAATGTCCTACTGTAAGACTGATGAATGTAAAGAGTTAATTTCAGGGTACAGTTTTGCcttaatggttttaaaaaataaactatttttaaaaattacctggcGAGTTTTCAGTGATGCTATGAGATGAACTGTGTTGTTTGGTCTGAAGAAAACCGATCCCCAGCTGTAGGGTCTGCCCTTAACCCAGAACAGTCCCCCAGCCCCAGAGCTGACGTGGTCTCTACCTGTAGAGTCCAGTGACAGAGCGGACCTGGGACAACGCGGCCCCAGAAGACAAAACCCAGCACAAACGTCAGTCAGTAAAAGCCCTTTATTCATACTCTCATCAAACACGTTTCTAACACCCTCCAGGCAGTGTGCGCTGGTCCTGCGGAAACTACAGAATCGGACAGAGCAGTTCCTGCCCTCTAAGAACTGGCAGGCACATGGTGAGCCCACAATCAGTGTCTCACCAATTGCTAAGGTGGGCGCCGTGAGGGCGGGGGTGCTGCGGTCTTCGGAGCACCGGGGTCTGGGGTCTGCCTTTTGGGCGCCCTCTCTGCGTGGCTCCTGGCCCTGTTGCTGCTGCAGGCGGACCCCAGCTCCCTCTGGCTGCAGACACGGCTCCCGATGGCCCAGAAACAAGGTCGGTGACAGCGGCTCCCAGCTTGGCCCCATCTCCGAGCCAGGCCACAGAAGCCCGCTGGCCAGGAGCCCCGTGCAGCACACTGCTGCGGACCTGGTACCCGACTGGACTCATGTTCGAGAACCAGGCTGGCTGGCAGGCCTCTTGGATGGGACTTTCCTTTTCTCCAAGTCTTGCTGAATTTCCTGAGGGAAAGCATCAATGTTCTCCCGGACACAGGGGAGGCAAAATCTCTTGGAGTAGAATAAACTGCAGTCCTGAGAAGAGGGGGACGGAGGAGCCTGAGTGCCATGGGATGCACACTGCAGCGTCCCCCAGAGCCTCCGAGAATCCCTCTTCCTCAGAAGGGACCCCAGCTTGCCTGTCCCCTACCCCTCTGCTGGCTGCAGGGACCCACCCATAATGCAGCAGACCAGCTGCGTGGCTGTGAGGGCTCCCAGGACCACCAAGGCCAGGAAAGGCTGCTGCTCACACGGTCCCTGGGAAAGGCTCACGTGTCACCTCTCTCACAGTCACTCACGTGAGGTCCCAGccacagggagagagggaaagcgGCCCCGGCTGCACGTGGCTTACCCACCGGGCCCACGCACACCAGCCTGCCGCATACGCTGCATCTCGAGCCGAGGATCAGGAATCTGTCCTTGTTGGGGGTGAAGGGGTCCCTCATgacgtagctctcctccaggaggcTGCGGGACAGGAAGTGGTGCCGGTGGGCAGAATGGCCCAAACCTCTGCTGACGAAAGGTAGCCGGCTGCACGGACCTCCCCGGGGCCTGCTCCCCGTGCGAGCTCATCGCGGGGAGGGGTGGCCCCCAGTG from Pseudorca crassidens isolate mPseCra1 chromosome 11, mPseCra1.hap1, whole genome shotgun sequence includes:
- the CDPF1 gene encoding cysteine-rich DPF motif domain-containing protein 1 isoform X6, whose amino-acid sequence is MECEAERRPLGVFECQLCALTAPYSYVGQQPPGAQSVALLEESYVMRDPFTPNKDRFLILGSRCSVCGRLVCVGPDCSLFYSKRFCLPCVRENIDAFPQEIQQDLEKRKVPSKRPASQPGSRT
- the CDPF1 gene encoding cysteine-rich DPF motif domain-containing protein 1 isoform X5, producing the protein MECEAERRPLGVFECQLCALTAPYSYVGQQPPGAQSVAGLGHSAHRHHFLSRSLLEESYVMRDPFTPNKDRFLILGSRCSDCSLFYSKRFCLPCVRENIDAFPQEIQQDLEKRKVPSKRPASQPGSRT
- the CDPF1 gene encoding cysteine-rich DPF motif domain-containing protein 1 isoform X3, whose product is MECEAERRPLGVFECQLCALTAPYSYVGQQPPGAQSVALLEESYVMRDPFTPNKDRFLILGSRCSVCGRLVCVGPVGKPRAAGAAFPLSLWLGPHDCSLFYSKRFCLPCVRENIDAFPQEIQQDLEKRKVPSKRPASQPGSRT
- the CDPF1 gene encoding cysteine-rich DPF motif domain-containing protein 1 isoform X2 yields the protein MECEAERRPLGVFECQLCALTAPYSYVGQQPPGAQSVAGLGHSAHRHHFLSRSLLEESYVMRDPFTPNKDRFLILGSRCSVCGRLVCVGPVGKPRAAGAAFPLSLWLGPHDCSLFYSKRFCLPCVRENIDAFPQEIQQDLEKRKVPSKRPASQPGSRT
- the CDPF1 gene encoding cysteine-rich DPF motif domain-containing protein 1 isoform X8, which gives rise to MECEAERRPLGVFECQLCALTAPYSYVGQQPPGAQSVAGLGHSAHRHHFLSRSLLEESYVMRDPFTPNKDRFLILGSRCSVCGRLVCVGPVGLQFILLQEILPPLCPGEH
- the CDPF1 gene encoding cysteine-rich DPF motif domain-containing protein 1 isoform X7, with the translated sequence MECEAERRPLGVFECQLCALTAPYSYVGQQPPGAQSVALLEESYVMRDPFTPNKDRFLILGSRCSDCSLFYSKRFCLPCVRENIDAFPQEIQQDLEKRKVPSKRPASQPGSRT
- the CDPF1 gene encoding cysteine-rich DPF motif domain-containing protein 1 isoform X1 codes for the protein MWVALGPVGDMPCLLTLQMECEAERRPLGVFECQLCALTAPYSYVGQQPPGAQSVAGLGHSAHRHHFLSRSLLEESYVMRDPFTPNKDRFLILGSRCSVCGRLVCVGPVGKPRAAGAAFPLSLWLGPHDCSLFYSKRFCLPCVRENIDAFPQEIQQDLEKRKVPSKRPASQPGSRT
- the CDPF1 gene encoding cysteine-rich DPF motif domain-containing protein 1 isoform X4 is translated as MECEAERRPLGVFECQLCALTAPYSYVGQQPPGAQSVAGLGHSAHRHHFLSRSLLEESYVMRDPFTPNKDRFLILGSRCSVCGRLVCVGPDCSLFYSKRFCLPCVRENIDAFPQEIQQDLEKRKVPSKRPASQPGSRT